One region of Mycolicibacterium rhodesiae NBB3 genomic DNA includes:
- the rplS gene encoding 50S ribosomal protein L19, translating into MNTLDFVDQTSLRDDIPDFSPGDTVNVHVKVIEGSKERIQVFKGVVLRRQGGGIRETFTVRKESYGVGVERTFPVHSPNIDHIDVVTRGDVRRAKLYYLRELRGKKAKIKEKR; encoded by the coding sequence ATGAACACGCTGGACTTCGTCGATCAGACGTCGCTGCGCGACGACATCCCGGACTTCAGCCCCGGCGACACCGTGAATGTGCACGTGAAGGTCATCGAGGGTTCCAAGGAACGTATCCAGGTCTTCAAGGGTGTCGTCCTGCGCCGTCAGGGCGGTGGCATCCGCGAGACGTTCACGGTGCGCAAGGAAAGCTACGGCGTCGGTGTCGAGCGCACGTTCCCCGTGCATTCGCCCAACATCGACCACATCGACGTCGTCACCCGCGGTGACGTGCGTCGCGCAAAGCTCTACTACCTGCGCGAGCTGCGCGGCAAGAAGGCGAAGATCAAGGAGAAGCGCTGA
- a CDS encoding DUF2469 domain-containing protein, translated as MSAEDLEKYETEMELSLYREYKDIVGQFSYVVETERRFYLANSVELVPRNAEGEVYFELRLGDAWVWDMYRPARFVKQVRVITFKDVNIEEVEKPELRLPE; from the coding sequence ATGAGTGCCGAAGATCTCGAGAAGTACGAAACCGAGATGGAGCTCTCGCTCTACCGCGAGTACAAGGACATCGTCGGGCAGTTCAGCTACGTTGTCGAGACCGAGCGGCGCTTCTACCTGGCTAACAGCGTCGAACTGGTGCCGCGCAATGCCGAGGGCGAGGTCTACTTCGAGCTGAGGCTGGGTGACGCCTGGGTGTGGGACATGTACCGGCCGGCGCGGTTCGTCAAGCAGGTCCGGGTCATCACCTTCAAGGACGTCAACATCGAAGAGGTGGAGAAGCCCGA
- the ffh gene encoding signal recognition particle protein, which produces MFESLSDRLTGALQGLRGKGRLSDADIDATAREIRLALLEADVSLPVVREFVARIKDRAKGAEVSGALNPAQQVVKIVNEELITILGGETRRLAFAKTPPTVIMLAGLQGSGKTTLAGKLAKWLKGQGNTPLLVACDLQRPGAVNQLQIVGQRAGVEVFAPHAGTIEGSDDASPGDPVAVASAGLAEARSKHFDVVIVDTAGRLGIDDDLMGQAAAIRDAVNPDEVIFVLDAMIGQDAVTTAEAFREGVGFTGVVLTKLDGDARGGAALSVREITGVPILFASAGEKLEDFDVFHPDRMASRILGMGDVLTLIEQAEQVFDAERAEEAAAKIGSGELTLEDFLEQMLAIRKMGPIGNLLGMLPGAGQMKDALAAVDDKSLDRLQAIIRGMTPAERADPKIINGSRRLRIANGSGVTVGEVNQLVERFFEARKMMSSMAGQMGMPFGRKNSNRKSGKNKKNKNKKQGRGPTPPKVRNPLGAGLPAGFPDLSDMPKGLDELPPGLADIDLSKLKFPKN; this is translated from the coding sequence GTGTTTGAATCGCTGTCCGACCGGTTGACCGGCGCCCTGCAGGGGCTGCGGGGCAAGGGGCGGTTGTCTGACGCCGATATCGATGCGACGGCCCGCGAGATCCGGCTGGCGCTGCTCGAAGCGGACGTCTCGTTGCCGGTTGTGCGCGAGTTCGTCGCACGCATCAAAGACCGCGCCAAAGGCGCCGAGGTGTCCGGTGCGCTGAACCCAGCCCAGCAGGTCGTCAAGATCGTCAACGAGGAACTGATCACGATCCTCGGCGGGGAGACGCGCCGGCTGGCGTTCGCCAAGACTCCGCCGACGGTGATCATGCTGGCGGGTCTGCAGGGTTCCGGTAAGACCACGCTCGCCGGAAAGCTCGCGAAATGGCTTAAGGGACAGGGGAATACGCCGTTACTGGTGGCGTGCGACCTGCAGCGGCCCGGCGCCGTGAACCAGCTTCAGATCGTGGGCCAGCGGGCCGGCGTCGAGGTCTTCGCACCGCACGCGGGCACCATCGAGGGCTCCGACGACGCGTCGCCCGGTGATCCCGTCGCCGTGGCCTCAGCCGGGCTGGCCGAGGCCCGCTCCAAGCACTTCGACGTCGTCATCGTCGACACCGCCGGCCGGCTCGGCATCGACGATGACCTGATGGGTCAGGCCGCCGCAATTCGCGACGCCGTGAACCCCGACGAGGTGATCTTCGTCCTCGACGCGATGATCGGTCAGGACGCCGTCACCACCGCCGAGGCGTTCCGTGAAGGCGTCGGCTTCACCGGCGTGGTGCTGACGAAACTCGACGGCGACGCCCGCGGTGGCGCCGCGCTGTCGGTGCGTGAGATCACCGGCGTCCCGATCCTGTTCGCGTCCGCCGGCGAGAAGCTCGAGGACTTCGACGTCTTCCACCCCGACCGGATGGCCAGCCGCATCCTCGGCATGGGCGACGTGCTGACGCTCATCGAGCAGGCCGAGCAGGTCTTCGACGCCGAACGCGCCGAGGAAGCGGCGGCGAAGATCGGCAGCGGCGAACTCACGCTGGAGGATTTCCTCGAGCAGATGTTGGCGATCCGCAAGATGGGGCCGATCGGCAACCTGCTGGGTATGTTGCCCGGCGCGGGCCAGATGAAGGACGCGCTCGCCGCCGTCGACGACAAGTCGCTGGACCGTCTGCAGGCGATCATCCGGGGTATGACGCCGGCCGAGCGTGCCGACCCGAAGATCATCAACGGCTCACGTCGGCTGCGCATCGCGAACGGCTCCGGCGTCACGGTCGGCGAGGTCAATCAGCTCGTCGAGCGGTTCTTCGAGGCTCGCAAGATGATGTCGTCGATGGCGGGTCAGATGGGCATGCCCTTCGGCCGCAAGAATTCGAACCGCAAGTCGGGCAAGAACAAGAAGAACAAGAACAAGAAGCAAGGCCGCGGACCGACGCCGCCGAAGGTACGCAATCCGCTGGGCGCCGGTCTGCCCGCGGGCTTCCCGGATCTCTCGGATATGCCGAAGGGCCTCGACGAGCTGCCGCCGGGCCTCGCCGACATCGATCTGTCGAAGCTGAAGTTCCCCAAGAACTGA
- the rimM gene encoding ribosome maturation factor RimM (Essential for efficient processing of 16S rRNA): MDLVVGRVVKAHGITGEVVVDVRTDDPDIRFAPGADLRGRARGGTERRFVVESARPHGGRLLVRLDGVADRAGADALRGTLFLVDSSDLPPIEDPDEFYDHQLEGLRVVTTQGRLVGNVAEVLHTAAGELLSVTSETGAEVLVPFVGAIVTSVSLADQTIEIDPPEGLLDLE, from the coding sequence ATGGACCTGGTTGTCGGGCGGGTCGTCAAGGCGCACGGGATCACGGGCGAGGTCGTCGTCGACGTTCGCACCGACGACCCCGACATCCGCTTCGCGCCAGGAGCCGATCTGCGCGGCCGGGCCAGAGGCGGAACCGAACGCCGCTTCGTGGTCGAGTCGGCGCGCCCGCACGGCGGCCGCCTATTGGTTCGGCTCGACGGGGTCGCCGACCGCGCCGGCGCCGACGCCCTGCGCGGCACGCTGTTCCTCGTAGATTCCTCCGATCTGCCGCCCATCGAGGATCCCGACGAGTTCTACGACCATCAGCTCGAGGGTCTGCGGGTCGTGACGACCCAGGGACGGCTGGTCGGCAACGTCGCCGAGGTCCTGCACACCGCGGCGGGCGAACTCCTCTCGGTGACTTCGGAAACCGGCGCCGAAGTGCTCGTGCCCTTCGTCGGCGCCATCGTGACTTCGGTGTCGTTGGCAGATCAGACCATCGAGATCGACCCGCCCGAGGGTCTGCTGGATCTGGAATGA
- the lepB gene encoding signal peptidase I produces the protein MSGSADPDEPSDVASKDSDSEDDAGPQDDADEPKKKHGALREFAILITIALVLYYVMLTFVARPYLIPSESMEPTLHGCAGCTGDRIMVDKLTYRFGSPEPGDVVVFKGPPNWNIGYKSIRSDNPVVRAVQNGLSFVGFVPPDENDLVKRVIAVGGQTVECRANTGLTVDGKKLEEPYLDFATMNVEPSSPYAACLGNEFGPVTVPEGKLWVMGDNRTHSADSRAHCTSTPADAQRGLLCTGDPQAGTVPIANVIGKAQFIAWPPGRWGGVGSVNPQANSPTQ, from the coding sequence GTGAGTGGATCCGCTGACCCCGATGAGCCCTCCGACGTCGCGTCCAAGGACTCCGATTCCGAAGACGACGCGGGTCCGCAAGACGACGCCGACGAACCCAAGAAGAAGCACGGCGCGCTGCGCGAATTCGCGATTCTGATCACCATTGCGCTGGTCCTCTACTACGTGATGCTGACATTCGTCGCGCGCCCGTACCTCATTCCGTCGGAGTCGATGGAGCCCACGCTGCACGGGTGCGCGGGCTGCACCGGTGACCGGATCATGGTCGACAAGCTGACCTACCGGTTCGGCTCGCCGGAGCCGGGCGACGTCGTCGTCTTCAAGGGGCCACCCAACTGGAACATCGGCTACAAGTCGATCCGCTCCGACAATCCGGTGGTACGCGCTGTGCAGAACGGGCTTTCCTTCGTCGGTTTCGTGCCGCCCGACGAGAACGACCTCGTCAAACGTGTGATCGCGGTGGGCGGCCAGACCGTCGAGTGCCGAGCGAACACCGGGTTGACGGTCGACGGCAAGAAACTCGAGGAGCCGTACCTGGACTTCGCGACGATGAACGTCGAACCCTCGAGTCCCTATGCCGCCTGCCTTGGCAATGAGTTCGGGCCTGTGACGGTGCCCGAGGGCAAGCTGTGGGTGATGGGCGACAACCGCACCCATTCCGCCGATTCGCGCGCGCACTGCACGAGCACGCCTGCTGACGCACAGCGCGGTCTGCTCTGCACGGGCGACCCGCAGGCGGGCACGGTACCGATAGCCAATGTGATTGGTAAAGCACAGTTCATCGCATGGCCGCCGGGCCGATGGGGCGGCGTAGGCTCGGTGAATCCGCAGGCGAACTCTCCGACCCAATAG
- a CDS encoding metal-dependent hydrolase family protein, with protein sequence MRLHVRGRGLPDDEPAQWWIVDGTLSAEPVKDAETVFDGGWILPGLVDAHCHVGLGEHGPVDTIDECITQAEIERDVGALLLRDAGSPIDTRSLDDHDDLPRIIRAGRHLARPKRYQRGFAIEIEDESQLPAAVAEQARFGDGWVKLVGDWIDREVGDLAPLWSDDVLKAAIDAAHGNGARVTAHVFSEDALPGLIKAGIDCIEHGTGLTEDTIELMVEYGTALVPTLINIDNFPGIADNASKFPAYARHMRDLYEKCPARIAAAREAGVPIFAGTDAGSMVAHGRIADEIEALKGIGMSSTEALGAACWTAREWLGRPNLEHGASADLVCFNDDPRQGVGVVNHPDLVILRGRTYR encoded by the coding sequence ATGCGCCTGCACGTGCGGGGTCGGGGTTTACCCGACGACGAGCCGGCCCAGTGGTGGATCGTCGACGGCACGCTCAGCGCCGAACCGGTGAAGGACGCCGAAACGGTCTTCGATGGCGGATGGATCCTGCCTGGACTCGTCGATGCGCACTGCCACGTCGGCCTCGGGGAGCACGGCCCTGTCGACACCATCGACGAATGCATCACGCAGGCCGAGATCGAACGCGACGTCGGTGCTCTGCTGCTTCGTGACGCGGGCTCACCGATCGACACTCGCAGCCTCGACGACCACGACGATCTGCCGCGCATCATCCGGGCGGGCCGCCATCTCGCCAGGCCCAAGCGCTATCAGCGTGGCTTCGCGATCGAAATTGAGGACGAGTCCCAGCTGCCCGCTGCCGTGGCAGAACAGGCGCGCTTCGGCGACGGCTGGGTGAAGCTCGTCGGTGACTGGATCGACCGCGAGGTCGGCGACCTGGCGCCGCTGTGGTCCGACGACGTACTGAAAGCAGCGATCGATGCGGCTCACGGGAACGGCGCCCGTGTCACCGCTCACGTGTTCAGTGAGGACGCGCTGCCCGGATTGATCAAGGCAGGCATCGACTGCATCGAGCACGGCACCGGCCTGACAGAAGACACCATCGAGCTGATGGTCGAGTACGGCACCGCGCTGGTGCCCACGCTGATCAACATCGACAATTTTCCCGGAATCGCCGACAACGCAAGCAAATTCCCGGCCTACGCCCGTCACATGCGAGACCTCTACGAGAAATGCCCCGCGCGCATCGCGGCCGCGCGGGAGGCGGGCGTTCCGATTTTCGCAGGCACCGATGCGGGCAGCATGGTGGCGCACGGTCGGATCGCCGACGAGATCGAGGCGCTCAAGGGCATCGGGATGAGCTCCACCGAGGCCCTGGGTGCGGCGTGCTGGACTGCTCGGGAGTGGCTGGGCCGCCCGAATCTGGAGCACGGGGCCTCGGCCGACCTGGTGTGCTTCAACGACGATCCCAGGCAGGGTGTGGGAGTCGTCAACCACCCGGACCTGGTGATCCTGCGGGGCAGAACCTACCGCTAG
- a CDS encoding ribonuclease HII, producing the protein MPATWPPRTVIRRSSGLRTLESALYRSGLGPVAGVDEVGRGACAGPLVVAACVLGPNRLDSLAALDDSKKLNEKERERLFPIIRRYALAYHVVFIPSEEVDRRGVHVANIEGMRRAVAGLSVRPGYVLSDGFRVPGLSVPSLPVVGGDAAAACIAAASVLAKVSRDRLMVKMEAEHPGYGFAEHKGYSTPAHSAALADLGPCSQHRYSFINVRRLVSVDGTSPEMGPVWVPDFALDTEPEQQSRFG; encoded by the coding sequence TTGCCGGCGACATGGCCGCCACGGACGGTGATCCGGAGATCTTCTGGTCTGCGCACGTTGGAGTCCGCGTTGTACCGCAGTGGTCTGGGACCGGTGGCGGGCGTGGACGAGGTCGGACGCGGGGCGTGTGCGGGGCCGCTCGTGGTGGCGGCATGTGTGCTCGGGCCCAACCGCCTGGATTCGCTGGCGGCGCTCGATGACTCCAAGAAGCTCAACGAGAAGGAGCGGGAGCGGCTGTTTCCGATCATTCGCCGGTACGCCCTGGCCTACCACGTGGTCTTCATCCCGTCCGAGGAGGTCGACCGCCGCGGCGTCCACGTGGCGAACATCGAGGGAATGCGGCGGGCCGTCGCCGGCCTGTCGGTGCGGCCGGGGTACGTGCTGTCGGACGGCTTCCGAGTGCCCGGGCTCTCGGTACCCTCGTTGCCGGTGGTCGGCGGCGACGCCGCTGCGGCGTGCATCGCAGCGGCGAGCGTGCTGGCGAAGGTGAGTCGTGACAGGCTGATGGTCAAGATGGAGGCCGAGCATCCGGGCTACGGATTCGCCGAGCACAAGGGCTACAGCACGCCGGCACACAGCGCGGCCCTTGCCGACTTGGGCCCATGCAGCCAGCATCGCTATTCGTTCATCAATGTGCGCCGGTTGGTGAGCGTGGACGGTACAAGCCCAGAGATGGGCCCCGTGTGGGTGCCCGACTTCGCACTCGACACCGAACCCGAACAGCAGAGCCGATTCGGGTAG
- the trmD gene encoding tRNA (guanosine(37)-N1)-methyltransferase TrmD, whose amino-acid sequence MRIDVVTVFPQYLDPLRQSLPGRAIDAGIFTLAVHDLRRWTHDVHRSVDDAPYGGGPGMVMKAPVWGEALDEICSAETLLVVPTPAGRLFTQADAHRWSDEQHLVFACGRYEGIDQRVADDASRRMRVEEVSIGDYVLPGGESAALVMIEAVVRLLPEVLGNPASHEDDSHSDGLLEEPSYTRPPSWRGLDVPEILLSGDHARIAAWRREQSLQRTRDRRPDLLE is encoded by the coding sequence ATGCGCATTGACGTGGTCACCGTGTTTCCGCAGTACCTCGACCCGCTGCGACAATCGTTGCCGGGCAGGGCGATTGACGCCGGCATCTTCACACTGGCAGTGCATGATCTGCGGCGCTGGACCCATGACGTGCACCGGTCGGTCGACGACGCGCCCTACGGCGGGGGACCGGGCATGGTGATGAAAGCTCCCGTCTGGGGTGAGGCTCTCGACGAAATATGTTCTGCCGAAACGCTTCTGGTCGTACCGACACCGGCGGGCAGGCTGTTCACCCAGGCCGACGCGCACCGGTGGAGCGATGAGCAGCATCTGGTGTTCGCCTGCGGGCGTTACGAAGGCATCGACCAGCGCGTCGCCGACGATGCGTCCCGTCGCATGCGTGTCGAAGAGGTGTCGATCGGCGACTACGTACTGCCCGGCGGTGAGTCCGCGGCGCTGGTCATGATCGAAGCGGTCGTGCGACTGCTACCCGAAGTGCTGGGCAATCCCGCGTCGCATGAAGACGATTCGCACTCGGACGGTCTGCTGGAAGAACCGAGCTACACCCGTCCGCCGAGCTGGCGCGGACTAGACGTGCCGGAGATCCTGCTGTCCGGCGATCATGCGAGGATCGCGGCGTGGCGACGCGAGCAGAGCCTGCAGCGCACCCGCGACCGGCGCCCCGATCTCCTGGAGTGA
- a CDS encoding RNA-binding protein: MSSVVVDAVEHLVRGIVDNPDDVRVDMVTNRRGRTVEVHVHPDDLGKVIGRGGRTATALRTLVAGIGGRGIRVDVVDTDQ, translated from the coding sequence GTGAGCTCAGTCGTCGTCGACGCAGTCGAGCACCTGGTCCGCGGAATCGTCGACAATCCCGACGATGTCCGGGTCGACATGGTGACCAACCGCCGCGGGCGCACCGTCGAGGTGCACGTGCATCCTGACGACCTCGGCAAGGTCATCGGCCGCGGCGGACGCACCGCCACCGCGCTGCGCACGCTGGTGGCCGGCATCGGGGGCCGGGGCATCCGCGTCGACGTGGTGGACACCGACCAGTAG
- a CDS encoding D-alanyl-D-alanine carboxypeptidase family protein codes for MEPSGAVALPDGPAQAWLVADLDTGAILASRNPNEAHAPASTIKPLLAMVVLDHLRPDNFARANSSHTEVECSCVGLKPGQPYTVLQLLSALLMVSGNDAANMLADMLGGQGVAVPAMNRKAAALGARSTKASSPSGLDGPGWESTTTPLDLALIYRAALKYPLIAQIMQSQSAQFPGKTLTNQNELLTRYPGTFAGKTGFTNLARETFVAAAQRGDRRLVVVEMYGSGDLYGQAINLFDWGFSQPR; via the coding sequence ATGGAGCCGTCGGGTGCCGTCGCACTGCCGGACGGACCCGCGCAGGCGTGGTTGGTCGCTGACCTCGACACCGGCGCAATTCTGGCCTCCCGCAACCCAAATGAGGCACATGCACCCGCGAGCACAATCAAGCCGCTGTTGGCCATGGTTGTGCTGGACCACCTGCGACCGGACAACTTCGCCCGCGCCAATTCGTCGCACACCGAGGTCGAATGCTCCTGCGTGGGTTTGAAACCCGGGCAGCCATATACGGTTCTGCAGCTGCTGTCGGCGCTGCTGATGGTGTCGGGCAACGACGCCGCCAACATGCTGGCGGACATGCTCGGCGGACAGGGTGTCGCCGTCCCCGCCATGAACCGTAAGGCGGCGGCCCTCGGGGCCCGTTCCACCAAGGCCTCGTCGCCGTCGGGGCTGGACGGTCCTGGATGGGAGTCCACCACTACGCCGTTGGACCTCGCGCTGATCTATCGCGCGGCGCTGAAATATCCGCTCATCGCGCAGATCATGCAGTCGCAGTCAGCGCAGTTCCCCGGTAAGACGCTCACCAACCAGAACGAACTTCTCACCCGCTACCCCGGCACATTCGCGGGTAAGACCGGGTTCACCAACCTCGCCCGCGAGACCTTTGTGGCGGCCGCACAACGGGGCGACCGCCGACTCGTGGTCGTCGAAATGTACGGCTCCGGCGACCTGTACGGCCAGGCGATCAACCTGTTCGACTGGGGTTTCAGCCAGCCCCGCTGA
- a CDS encoding nuclear transport factor 2 family protein yields MDAASTLLEIEAIKQLKARYCRFLDTKDWQAWRGIFADDFHSDTSPSGGKVIDGADEFVAFVRKMLEKQPTVHQVHAPEIELTSATTARGVWALNDVVRLAPGLNLDGYGHYHETYEKIDGQWRITSSTLTRLRTDFFNPLFSVRISDRLTRAATKLSRR; encoded by the coding sequence ATGGACGCCGCCAGCACCCTGCTTGAGATCGAGGCCATCAAGCAACTCAAGGCACGTTACTGCCGATTCCTGGACACCAAGGACTGGCAGGCGTGGCGCGGCATTTTCGCCGACGACTTCCACAGCGACACCTCACCCTCGGGCGGCAAGGTGATCGACGGCGCCGACGAGTTCGTCGCCTTCGTGCGCAAGATGCTGGAGAAGCAGCCGACGGTGCACCAGGTGCATGCCCCCGAGATCGAGCTGACCTCCGCGACCACCGCACGCGGCGTGTGGGCGCTCAACGATGTCGTCCGACTGGCACCGGGCCTGAACCTCGACGGCTACGGCCACTACCACGAGACCTACGAGAAGATCGACGGCCAGTGGCGCATCACGAGTTCGACGTTGACCCGCCTGCGCACCGACTTCTTCAATCCGCTGTTCTCCGTGCGCATTTCGGACCGGCTCACCCGCGCAGCGACCAAACTGTCACGCCGCTGA
- a CDS encoding LppW family protein — MRRRPSKLVTATAIVILVASVVNGCEARVYGTPPYSAGPKLTVVVPQGNMAPLPETAPDEPAVTFDGLGERVRLATAQAAKAGADVAITVLDRNTGQFVSNGNGEAVPIASVVKLFIADDLLLQEAQGKTQLSPDDRKMLDVMLRSSDDSAAQIFWDRLGGSAVIGRVVARYGLTDTTAPDGGKWDLTLSTASDLVRYYDELLSGSGGLPPERADVILSNLARSTPTGIDGYPQRFGIPEGLFAEPVAVKQGWFCCWGGGNQLHLSTGVIGPDRRYVMAIAALQPVGEAAARATMTEVVKMMFPGGRI, encoded by the coding sequence ATGCGACGGCGGCCGTCGAAGCTGGTCACAGCGACTGCGATCGTCATCCTCGTCGCATCCGTCGTCAATGGCTGCGAGGCCAGGGTGTACGGAACTCCCCCGTATTCCGCGGGGCCCAAGCTGACCGTTGTCGTGCCTCAGGGCAACATGGCGCCGCTTCCGGAAACCGCGCCCGACGAACCGGCCGTGACATTCGACGGGCTCGGTGAGCGCGTGCGTCTGGCCACCGCTCAAGCCGCGAAGGCAGGCGCCGACGTCGCCATCACGGTATTGGATCGAAATACCGGCCAATTCGTGTCCAACGGCAATGGCGAAGCAGTGCCCATCGCGTCGGTGGTCAAGCTGTTCATCGCCGATGACCTGCTCCTCCAGGAGGCGCAGGGGAAAACGCAACTCAGTCCCGATGACCGCAAGATGCTGGACGTCATGCTGCGGTCGTCCGATGACAGTGCGGCCCAGATCTTCTGGGATCGGCTCGGCGGCAGCGCTGTGATCGGCCGGGTCGTGGCGCGATACGGATTGACCGACACGACGGCGCCCGACGGCGGAAAGTGGGACCTCACGCTGAGCACCGCAAGCGATCTCGTCCGTTACTACGACGAGCTGCTGAGCGGCAGTGGCGGGCTACCGCCCGAACGCGCCGACGTGATCCTGAGTAACCTCGCACGGTCCACACCAACGGGAATCGACGGATATCCCCAGCGCTTCGGCATTCCCGAAGGTCTGTTCGCGGAACCGGTCGCGGTCAAACAGGGCTGGTTCTGCTGCTGGGGAGGCGGCAATCAGTTGCATTTGTCCACCGGGGTGATCGGGCCCGACCGTCGATACGTGATGGCGATCGCCGCGCTGCAACCCGTCGGCGAGGCGGCGGCGCGAGCCACCATGACCGAAGTGGTCAAGATGATGTTCCCGGGTGGCCGTATCTAA
- a CDS encoding D-alanyl-D-alanine carboxypeptidase family protein, with protein sequence MRRFLVCIATTLCLVAGGTAVASAVPAGVVQPSGSVPIPEGPAQAWILADMDTGAVLAARNEYGQFAPASTIKVLLALTVLDEVPLDTTIVASEADTKVECNCAGVTAGMTYTARQLLEALLLVSGNDAANTLASMLGGQDVAVMKMNGKAALVGAYGTNAGSPSGIDGPGIDMWSSPHDLAVIFRAAMANPVFAQITAQPTAVFPTKTGDKVLVNQDELLKRYPGTIGGKTGYTDLAQKTFVGAAGRNGRRLVIALMYGLDKPGQPTYWDQAASLLDWGFALDRNATVGSL encoded by the coding sequence ATGCGGAGGTTTCTTGTCTGCATCGCGACCACGCTGTGCCTGGTCGCCGGGGGGACCGCAGTCGCTTCAGCGGTGCCCGCCGGTGTCGTCCAGCCATCGGGTTCGGTGCCCATCCCCGAAGGGCCGGCCCAGGCCTGGATTCTCGCCGATATGGACACCGGTGCGGTGCTGGCCGCCCGCAACGAGTACGGCCAGTTCGCGCCCGCCAGCACCATCAAGGTCCTGCTCGCGTTGACGGTGCTCGACGAGGTCCCGCTCGACACCACGATCGTGGCCAGCGAGGCCGACACCAAGGTCGAGTGCAACTGCGCTGGCGTCACTGCCGGCATGACCTACACCGCACGTCAGCTGCTCGAGGCCCTGCTGCTGGTCTCGGGTAACGACGCGGCCAACACGTTGGCCAGCATGCTGGGCGGTCAGGACGTCGCCGTGATGAAGATGAACGGGAAGGCGGCACTGGTCGGGGCGTACGGCACCAACGCCGGTTCGCCGTCGGGTATCGACGGTCCAGGTATCGACATGTGGTCCTCCCCGCACGACCTCGCCGTCATCTTCCGCGCCGCCATGGCGAACCCGGTGTTCGCGCAGATCACGGCGCAGCCGACCGCGGTGTTTCCCACCAAGACCGGCGACAAGGTGCTGGTCAATCAGGACGAGTTGCTCAAGCGTTATCCCGGCACCATCGGCGGCAAGACCGGATACACCGACCTTGCGCAGAAGACGTTCGTCGGCGCCGCGGGCCGCAACGGTAGGCGGCTGGTCATCGCGTTGATGTACGGCCTGGACAAGCCGGGGCAGCCGACCTATTGGGATCAGGCCGCCAGTCTGCTGGACTGGGGTTTCGCGCTCGACCGCAACGCCACCGTTGGCAGTCTGTAG
- a CDS encoding nuclear transport factor 2 family protein produces the protein MLSLEEISDRLEIQQLMIDYSNAIDQKQFDDLDRVFTPDAYIDYRVTGGIDGRFPEVKAWLKEVLPNFPAYYHMLGNVDVRITGDTAASRTICFNPMVFNAEEKQILFVGIWYVDEFIRTAEGWRMNKRVEEKCFDKLL, from the coding sequence ATGCTGAGCCTGGAAGAGATATCGGATCGCCTCGAGATACAGCAGTTGATGATCGATTACTCGAACGCGATCGACCAGAAGCAGTTCGACGATCTGGATCGGGTCTTCACCCCGGACGCCTACATCGACTACCGGGTCACCGGTGGGATCGACGGCCGTTTTCCCGAGGTCAAGGCCTGGTTGAAAGAGGTGCTTCCGAACTTCCCGGCGTACTACCACATGCTGGGCAATGTCGATGTCCGCATCACCGGCGACACTGCGGCCTCGCGGACGATCTGCTTCAACCCGATGGTCTTCAACGCCGAGGAGAAGCAGATTCTGTTCGTCGGCATCTGGTATGTCGACGAGTTCATCCGCACCGCCGAAGGCTGGCGGATGAACAAGCGCGTCGAGGAGAAGTGCTTCGACAAGCTGCTGTGA
- the rpsP gene encoding 30S ribosomal protein S16 → MAVKIKLTRLGKIRNPQYRIAVADARTRRDGRSIEVIGRYHPKEDPSLIEIDSERAQYWLGVGAQPTEPVLQLLKITGDWQKFKGLPGAEGTLKVKEPKPSKLDLFNAALAEAEGGPSGEATQAKKKKAPAKKAADKAEKADDAVATETAAVKDESEPAAEGADATVDGATES, encoded by the coding sequence ATGGCTGTCAAGATCAAGCTCACTCGGCTCGGCAAGATCCGCAATCCCCAGTACCGCATCGCCGTCGCCGACGCGCGCACCCGCCGCGATGGTCGTTCGATCGAGGTCATCGGCCGGTATCACCCCAAGGAAGATCCGAGCCTCATCGAGATCGACTCCGAGCGGGCCCAGTACTGGCTCGGCGTTGGCGCTCAGCCGACCGAGCCCGTGCTGCAGCTGCTGAAGATCACCGGCGACTGGCAGAAGTTCAAGGGTCTGCCCGGCGCCGAGGGCACGCTCAAGGTCAAGGAGCCCAAGCCCAGCAAGCTGGACCTGTTCAACGCGGCGCTGGCCGAAGCCGAGGGCGGACCGTCCGGCGAGGCCACCCAGGCCAAGAAGAAGAAGGCGCCCGCCAAGAAGGCTGCCGACAAGGCTGAGAAGGCCGACGACGCGGTGGCCACCGAGACCGCTGCGGTCAAGGACGAGTCCGAGCCCGCCGCCGAGGGTGCGGACGCCACCGTCGACGGCGCTACCGAGAGCTGA